Genomic segment of Bifidobacterium lemurum:
CACGGTCGCGATCACACTCGCCAACTGCGACAACAGGAACGGAATAAGCAGCAGAATCAGCAACGCCGCCTGGCCCATGACACCCGCATCCGATATCTGGTCACGCATCTGATCGCCAAGCTCATTGCCGGTCGCGGTGGTGTCGGCGCTCATCTGGTCCGAAACGCCGGTGACAAGCCAGCTGGAAATCGAATTGAAGGCCCGGAGGAACAGATCGGCGTTTTGAGCGGCCAAAAGCACCAATGCCACCTTGAACAACGTTCCGGCCACGATCTTCACTCCAAGTTCGCGATCGGACTCGATACGGGTCGAGTTACGAGAAAGCTCCAGAGTGAACATGATTGCGAGGATCACGCTCGTCAACGGCTTGACCACCACCGAATGCACGCTCAAAGCCAACTGATACAGCGTCGGATTCCATGAGTCCGGCGACGCGGTGAGCAGATTGGTCACGTTCGATCCCAGCCCACCGCCGCCGATCATGTTCAGCATGTTGACGCACCAGTCCTCAAGCACAATGATGCCCTACTAGCTAAGAGCGATGCTGGAGAACAAAGTGCCAGCGGCCAGAATCAGGCCGCCGCCGACAATCTGCCACATGCCGGATTTCATGTCGGGACCATTCTGGTCCTTGAGCGCGCCGCCGAACGACACCACGCCCCACACAAGCCACAGACCACCGCCGATCTGCACGAACCGCACGAACAATTCGAGCACCTGGTTAAGGAAATCCATCCCAACTCCTTGCATATCATCAGGGTCACGCCCGATGCGCGAACCTCATACAACAATGTTCAGGCCAAACCCGCGCGGTTTTGGGCGGACAATTACAAAACAGTCCCTCACAGCTATAAGGCCGTGAGGGACTTGTCATTTATCCGTCAAACCGTCGGATCAGCCCGCGTGACGCGCGGAGTGCGCGCGCTGGCGGCGGACCAGGATCAGGCTGACGCCCGCGCCCGCGATGGCGACGGCGGCGACGATCATGCCGCCGATGGCGACGCCGGTCGAAGCCAGGGGCTTGTCTCGGTAGCCGGACCAGTCGTCGGTGTTGGACGTGACCTGGGTGTCGGCGCACAGCTGCCTGCCGTCGATCTCGACCCTTTCGCCGGTGACGGTGAAGCCGGGATCGACCTCGTCGCCGAACGGGTCGGACGTGTCGGCCGCACATTCGACCAGCGGGGTGCCGGTGACGATCGCGCGGTCGGTGTGATTCGACCCCTCCGAGACGCCCTTGAGCGTGCCCCTGACATCGACGCTCTCACCCGGCTTGAGCACCAGATCATCCCAGCCGTCCGGGTAGACCAAGGAGTCCATATCGATCTGGGCGTCGCCCACGATCGTGGAATCACTCAAATCAAGGTCACTGGCCTTGAACCACGCGCCGTCGCCCGTGTCCGGATCGACACCGCTCGTGTTTGTGATGGTGAAGGTGATCTCCGTGGAGTCGCCGTCCATCTTGAGGGCCTGGTCGGTGGAGTCGCGGTCGCCGGTCTCGATGCCGCTGGCCGTGTCCCACTTCTCGATCGACAGGCTCGGGGTCATGTCGGGCGTGCGGGTCCACACGGTGTTGGACTCGCGCGGCTGGCCGTTGAGCGTTTCGGTCCACACGTTCTCGACCTTGTCCACGACGTTGAGGCGCTTGCACTGGATGTACAGGGTCCAGCCGGCCTCGTGCTCGTTGTCGGCGCTCACCAGATCCAGGTAGGCCTGGGTCGCGTTGACGGTCACCAGGCCGTTGTCGTCGGTCTCGACGGTGAACAGCGCGCCGCCGAACTTCGAGGAGTCGAAGTTGCTTCCGGCGATGCGTTCGCCCGCCTGGGCGATCACCTCACCGTCACGGTAGAGGTCGCGGCTGGCGTAGATGGCCCATTGGCCGGTGTACTCGTCGTTGGCGGTGTCGAGCTGGTCCGTGCCGCCCCAGTCCGTGATGACCGGGTAGGCGCGATCCGTGGGCAGAATCGAGCTGTCGAGCTTGTACAAAAACAGACGATCCTTGTAGACCGAGTGGCCGTTCACGCTGTCGCCGCCCACGCTCACGGTCACGTCCTTGGAGGGGTTGATCTCCTTCAGCGGATTGGTGACGGTGTTCGTCTCGACGCGCGTGTCGTTGGCGATCTGCGTGGCGGTGTTGGAGACCACGTAGCCGTCGGTGACCTTGATGACCGTCATCGGCAGGACCACGGTGTAGGTGTGGCCCAGCAGCGACTGGTCGATCGCGGGATCCGCGAGCGGGTCATAGTCCGCGTCGGTCAACTCGCTGTAGGCCTTGAGGTCCGTGGGCTGGGGGTCGCCCGGCACGGTCTCGCCCGTCGCGTCGATGTACGTGTCCACGAGCTTTGCGAAGGCATAGACCACGCCGTCCTGCACCTGGATGTTGAAATCGGCGGTGTGGTCCACACCGGACTCGTCCAGCACCTCGATGCCGGTCTCGTCCAGGCTCAGATACTCCTCGTCCCAGTCATCGACCATGCCCAAGCGCCACACCTTGTATGCGGCGTTGGAAAGGTCGGTGGCGTCGATGCTGACGCGGTAGTAGACCTTGTCGCCCAGGAGCGCGGTCTTGCCGTCGATGCTGATCGTCGGATCCTTCTGGGTGTCCTGCTTCTTCGGCGTGATGACCGGCGGGTTGTTCGTCACCTCGTTGGACTCGGTGACGCCGTTGTTGACCGTCAAAGCCGCCTTGTTGTCGATGGTCTTGTCGGTCGGGGCGTCGTCGTGCACCTTGGCCTCGAAGCGCAGCAGGAGGCGCGGATTCGAGCCGGCCTGCCAGTTCGCGGCCACCCAATCCTTGCTGAAGGTCACCACGAAGCTGTGAGCATCGTCATCCCACGAGACGGTGTAGCCGGTCTTCTTCGGAATCACCGAGCCGGTGTTGAGGTCCGTGATCTCAAGCGTCTGCTTGTTCGCGGTGGTGTACTCCGAATACGTGTCCGAGAGCTTCAACACAGTCACCTCGTAGGCCTGGTCGGCCGGGATCTGGGGATCGACCCTCACCGTGTACTCCACGGTCTGGCCGGGGAACACGACCTGCTCGTCGATGTCGGACTGGTCGCCGCCCTGGGAGGACTCGGCGATGACCTGCTTGTGGATCGGGGGCACGGTCACGCAGATCTTCGGGCTGTTGGTGTCCACGGTGGAGCCGCCCACGGTCTGGGAGCCGACATTGTCGAGATCCGCGCCGCTCGGGTCAACGCAGGTATTCAGCTCGTCACCCTGCTCCTTGCCGTAGCTTTCGAGCAGTTCGGTGGTGTCGAACTGCACGTCGAAGGTCACCAGCACGGTGATCTGCTTCGCAACCGCGAGATCCTTCTGTTCGGCCTCGTAGTCGTCGTGCGCGTTGACGGTCACCTTGGTACCATCCGTCGTGATGTCGAAGCGGTCGGTGACATCCGTGCCGGTCTTGTTGATGCCGTCGATGCTGGAGGTCTCCGAGGTGGAGGCGTCCTGCTCATAGACACGGATGTTGTCGGCGTCCAGATCGAGGATCGAATCGACGGCCGAATAGTCGTCCGAGAAGCTGATCTCGGGGACACGGCCCAAGCCGGTCGGCAGCGTGCCGTTGATGACCGCCGCCACTCGGTCGCCCAAGCGGAAGTAGTCGTTATCGGCACCAACCATGTCGCTCTTCGTCGGATCGGTCACCGTCACCCAGTCGCCGTCGGAGTCGAGCTTGACCCACGCCTTGTCCGGGTTCGGCGTCCACACGAACACGGGAGGTTCGTTGGTCTCGATGGTTTCGTTGTTCCAGGTCTCGGAGGCGACGTTCGTGAGCTGGATCTTCTTGCCCGCCGTCGCGCCGGCCTTGATGACGCCCTCAAGATAGAACTTCACCTCGGATTCCGAGGTCTTGAACATCGTCGCGGCGATGTAGGAGGCCTTCGCCGTGGCGGTAGCGGTCCTCGCGCCCTGATCGATCACGATGTCGAACTGATCGGTCACGTCCTCGCCGTCCACGAACACCTTGCCGGACTGCCAATCGATCCACTCGGTCGAACCCGTCAGATCATCCGTGATGGAATAGGAAGCGAGAGGATTGAGCAGGTGCGCGGGCAACGTGCCGTTGACCACGACCGCGATCTTGTCACCCACAAGGAACGTCTTCGTATCGACGCCCTCCTGGTTGGTGTGGTCTGGGTCGGCGGCCTCAAGCGCGCCTTCCTCGTCCAGAACCCACACCTTGTCGGGCTGAGGGGTGACCTTGCCCACCTCGTCGCTGTTGCCGGTCTGGCAATCGGCCAGCGAACCCATGCCATTGTCACCCGTCCAGCACGCGATCGAACCATCGGAGATGGTGTAGTCCGAACCGGTCGGCTTCGCGCTCTGAGGAATATTCAACGTGTAGACGCCGGAATGCGGGTTGGTGACGTGGGCCTTGACCACACGCTTGCCCTCCTGGCTGTCATCGATGCTGATGTCGGCGGCGACCACATTGCCGGAGGCGTCGGTCACGGTGACCTTGCTCAGATCATCCGCATCGATGCCGCCGATCACCACGTCCTTGGTCTCGATGGTGTCGTAAATCCAGAACTGCGACGAAGCAGAGGAATGCGCGCTGATGTGCGCGGTGTACAACGAGCCGGACACAATCGAATCATTATCGTCGGTCACGGTCTCGCCCGCAGCGTTCGTCAGAGTCTTGGTCGGCGGCTCGTTCGACGCGCTCCAGGACTCCTTTGCGTCCTGCTCGCCCGCATGGCTCGCAGCGGCGGCCATGTTGCCCTGCTTCGGCACATCGACATCGAACCAGAACGATCCCGCCGGCCACGATTCCCACGACGAATCCACATCACGATAACCGAAAGACACTTGGGTACTGCCGGTGTTCGACGCGGTGAAGCTCTTCGACGCGGTGCGTGTGGACCCGTCGACGCCACGCCAATGCAGCGTCGCGGTGCCGCTCACGTTCTCCACGGTGTTGGCCCCGCCGTTGGAAAGGCTGATCGTGTCCGACACATCACCGGTGTCACCGGCCTTAGTCGTCGTCCCCGACGCCTGCGTCGAAATGCTCAAATCATAGGACGGATCCGCAGGCTCGTACTGATTCAGGGCAATGACGACAAGGGAACCAGTTGATGCGC
This window contains:
- a CDS encoding LPXTG cell wall anchor domain-containing protein, producing the protein MTFLNKCRKACATIASIAVLAGGLAAGTATAYASGGGGNAGGGIPTGGGGFFLSWRYQDNNDGGFGSATDTNSVRKALEMDWTRIEGSADAWINEALNEANSNCVARFNEAHPGETANCRVVAVGAIGTSSRQFGYVAGASHSIWMDAWNQTVQGGPYYNNGKSYSTSDIFTDQPGMSVDIIADQYAPDFVNGASTGSLVVIALNQYEPADPSYDLSISTQASGTTTKAGDTGDVSDTISLSNGGANTVENVSGTATLHWRGVDGSTRTASKSFTASNTGSTQVSFGYRDVDSSWESWPAGSFWFDVDVPKQGNMAAAASHAGEQDAKESWSASNEPPTKTLTNAAGETVTDDNDSIVSGSLYTAHISAHSSASSQFWIYDTIETKDVVIGGIDADDLSKVTVTDASGNVVAADISIDDSQEGKRVVKAHVTNPHSGVYTLNIPQSAKPTGSDYTISDGSIACWTGDNGMGSLADCQTGNSDEVGKVTPQPDKVWVLDEEGALEAADPDHTNQEGVDTKTFLVGDKIAVVVNGTLPAHLLNPLASYSITDDLTGSTEWIDWQSGKVFVDGEDVTDQFDIVIDQGARTATATAKASYIAATMFKTSESEVKFYLEGVIKAGATAGKKIQLTNVASETWNNETIETNEPPVFVWTPNPDKAWVKLDSDGDWVTVTDPTKSDMVGADNDYFRLGDRVAAVINGTLPTGLGRVPEISFSDDYSAVDSILDLDADNIRVYEQDASTSETSSIDGINKTGTDVTDRFDITTDGTKVTVNAHDDYEAEQKDLAVAKQITVLVTFDVQFDTTELLESYGKEQGDELNTCVDPSGADLDNVGSQTVGGSTVDTNSPKICVTVPPIHKQVIAESSQGGDQSDIDEQVVFPGQTVEYTVRVDPQIPADQAYEVTVLKLSDTYSEYTTANKQTLEITDLNTGSVIPKKTGYTVSWDDDAHSFVVTFSKDWVAANWQAGSNPRLLLRFEAKVHDDAPTDKTIDNKAALTVNNGVTESNEVTNNPPVITPKKQDTQKDPTISIDGKTALLGDKVYYRVSIDATDLSNAAYKVWRLGMVDDWDEEYLSLDETGIEVLDESGVDHTADFNIQVQDGVVYAFAKLVDTYIDATGETVPGDPQPTDLKAYSELTDADYDPLADPAIDQSLLGHTYTVVLPMTVIKVTDGYVVSNTATQIANDTRVETNTVTNPLKEINPSKDVTVSVGGDSVNGHSVYKDRLFLYKLDSSILPTDRAYPVITDWGGTDQLDTANDEYTGQWAIYASRDLYRDGEVIAQAGERIAGSNFDSSKFGGALFTVETDDNGLVTVNATQAYLDLVSADNEHEAGWTLYIQCKRLNVVDKVENVWTETLNGQPRESNTVWTRTPDMTPSLSIEKWDTASGIETGDRDSTDQALKMDGDSTEITFTITNTSGVDPDTGDGAWFKASDLDLSDSTIVGDAQIDMDSLVYPDGWDDLVLKPGESVDVRGTLKGVSEGSNHTDRAIVTGTPLVECAADTSDPFGDEVDPGFTVTGERVEIDGRQLCADTQVTSNTDDWSGYRDKPLASTGVAIGGMIVAAVAIAGAGVSLILVRRQRAHSARHAG
- a CDS encoding VirB6/TrbL-like conjugal transfer protein, CD1112 family, producing the protein MLNMIGGGGLGSNVTNLLTASPDSWNPTLYQLALSVHSVVVKPLTSVILAIMFTLELSRNSTRIESDRELGVKIVAGTLFKVALVLLAAQNADLFLRAFNSISSWLVTGVSDQMSADTTATGNELGDQMRDQISDAGVMGQAALLILLLIPFLLSQLASVIATVVMYVRFIEIYALTAFQSLPFALLIHDDTKPIAIGYFKAYARTCINAVTLLICLAIYQAIVADAVGLSAAEGDMVGWVTGHFAQLLMASVLLFFVIQLSQRVSRAVAGE